ACGCACCCGGCGTCCACGACCGAACTGGCCCGGCGGCTGGGGCTGTCGGCCGGGGGTGTGTCGCAGCATCTGACGGCGCTGCGGGCGGCCGGTCTGGTGAGCGCGCACCGGACGGGGCGGGTGGTGCTGTACGCGCGGACGAGTGTGGGGGAGGCACTGGTCGGCGTCCGCTGAGCGGCCTCCCCGGGCCCGTGGGCCCGGGACCTCCCCCGGCGCCGGGCCCATGGGTCCGACCCGGGGCCCGGGGCCTCCCCCGGCCCGAGGCAGGCCGCCCACCGGCCCGCGGGCGGCCCGCCCCTGGCGAGGCGCCGCTACAGGTACCGCGCGTACTCGTCGAGTGTGCGCAGGACCTCCGCCTCACCGCCCGTCGGGAGCTGGAGGACGACCTCCTCGATCCCCAGCTCGGCGTAGTGCGCGAGCTTCCCGGGCGTGGGAATCACCGACGCGGGCACGATCCGGAGCGCCCCGGGGTCCCGGCCCGCCTGCTCCCAGGCCGCGCGCAGCAGCGGGATGCTCTCGCCGAGGCCGCTGCCGCCGATCGGGAGCCAGCCGTCGGCGCACGCGGCGATCTGCGCGAAGAGCTTCGGACCCGCCGCCCCGCCGAAGAGGATGCGCGGTGCGCCGCCGTGCGGTTTGGGGTGGGCGAACGAGGCGCGCACGGAGCCGAAGGCGCCCTCGTACGCGGTCGGTTCGGGCGCCCACAGCGCGCGCATCAGGGCGATGCGGTCCTCGGCGAGGGCGCGCCGGGTGTGCCAGACGACACCGTGGTCGGCGGACTCCTCGCGGTTCCAGCCGTGGCCCACGCCGAAGGTGAACCGGCCGCCGGAGAGATGGTCCAGGGTGGCGATCCGCTTGGCGAGGTCGATGGGGTCGTGCTGCGCGACGAGGGTGATGCCGGTGCCGATCCCGAGGTGTTCGGTGACGGCGGCGGCCTGCGCGAGGGCGACGAAGGCGTCGAGGGTGCGGCCGTACTCGCGGGGCAGTTCACCGCCCATGGGGGCGGGGGTGGTGCGGTCCACCGGGATATGGCTGTGCTCGGGGAGGAAGAGCCCGGCGAAGCCGCGGGCCTCCAGCTCCCGGGCGAGGCGTACCGGGGTGATGGTCTCGTCCGTGAGGAAGATCGTGGTCGCGATGCGCATGCCTGTGTCGCCCTCCGTGGTGATGAAGGTGCTCGTGGTGAAGGTGCTCGTCGTGAAGGTGCTCGTGGTGAAGGTGTGTGCCGTGTCCGTGGGTGCCGTGGACACGGGGGCGTCGTCAACGTGGCCGACGCCGCCCCTTGCGGTGCCGTTCAGCGATCAGTACCAGGGTTCATGTGCCGGGAAACAGCCTGCGGGACAGCCTGAGGAGTTGAACTGTATGCGCGAGAGAGCGGTGCCCACGGAGACGACGGAGACAGGGGCGGGCGGGGGCGCCTCAGGAGCCTTTGAGCACTCCGGGCGCTTCGAGGACCCAGGGAGCCCCGGGGGCCCCGGCAGACGGCGGCTGCTCGCGACGGGGGCGGGCGCGGCGTTTACGTTGAGGGGTGTGAGCTTTCCCGAGGCGCCGCCCCCGGCGGACGGGTCCCCGGACGCGGGCCCGGCCGCGGGGACGGAGCGCACCGAGGTGGTGCGCGGAGTGCTGCCGCCCGGCGCGCCGGACTATGTCTATCTCCCGGTGGAGGTACCGCCGGGGGTGCGCGAGCTGCGGGTGGCCTACCGGTACGAGCGTCCCGCCGTCCCGGCCGGCACGGCGGGCAACGCGCTCGACATCGGGATCTTCGACGAACGGGGGACGGCGCTCGGCGGGAAGGGCTTCCGGGGCTGGTCGGGCGGGGCGCGGAGCGAGTTCTTCCTGCGGGCCGACGAGGCGACCCCGGGGTATGTGCCCGGCCCCGTGCGGCCGGGCACCTGGCATGTCGTCCTCGGTCCGTACACGGTGGCGCCGCAGGGGCTCGCCTACGAGGTGACGGTGGTCCTGCGGTACGGGGACGAGGCGCCGACGGCGCGGTTCACGTTCCCGCCGGAGCGGGCGGAGGGCCGGGGCCGGGCCTGGTACCGGGGGGACTGCCATCTGCACTCGTGGTTCTCCGACGGCCGCCGCACCCCCGGCGAGATCGCGGCCCTCGCCCGGGCGGCCGGGCTGGACTTCATCCACACCTCCGAGCACAACACGCACGCGGCGCACGGGCACTGGGCGGAGCACGCGGGCGACGATCTGCTGATCCTCACCGGTGAGGAGATCACCACGCGCAACGGGCACGTCCTGGCGCTCGGCACCGACCCGGGCACCTTCGTGGACTGGCGCTACCGGGCCAGGGAGAACCGTTTCGGCCGCTTCGCCCGGGAGATCCGGCGCGCGGGCGGCCTGGTCGTCCCGGCGCATCCGCACGCCACCTGCCTCGGCTGCAACTGGAAGTTCGGCCTCGGCGAGGCGGATGTGGTGGAGGTGTGGAACGGCTCGTGGAACGCGGACGACGAGGTGTCGCTCCAGACCTGGGACGCGGCCCTGGCACGGGGCCGCTGGACCCCCGCGATGGGCAACAGCGACGCCCACCGCGACCCGGACCCGGTCGGCACCCCGCAGACCGTCGTCCTCGCCGACGCCCTCAGCCGGACGGCGCTCCTGGAGGGCCTGCGCCGGGGCCGCAGCTATGTGGCGGAGTCCTCGTCGGTCGCGCTCTCCCTCACGGCCACGGGCGGCCGGGCCCGCACCGCGGGCATCGGGGACCGCCTGCGGGTCCCCGACGACACCCCCGTCACCGTCCGCCTCGAAGCCTCGGGCGTCCCCGGCTGCTCGGTCCGCCTCATCACCGACCAGGGCGTCCTGCACACCTCCCCCACGACCCCTGCGGACGGCCGGACGGCGGTCTCCTGGTCCACGACCCCCCGCCGCGCGACCTACGTCCGCGCCGAACTCCGCCACCCCCCGACCACCCCCGGCCTGCCGGGCCGGATGGCCGCCTTCACCAACCCGGTGTTCCTGGGGCACGGCCCGGGGGACGCGCGGGCGGCCTGACCTCCGCGGTGGCGTCCCCCGGGGTCACTCGCCGCGGGGGCGCCACCGCCGGGCCTGCCGCCCGGCGACGGACGAGGCCCAGATCCAGGCCACCACGCCCATCGCGGCGACGGCGGCGGCACAGGCGGCGAGGAAGTCCCCGGAGACGTAGGAGCCGCCGTCAGCCGTCCGGGGCAGGGCGAGCCAGAGCCCGATCGCACAGCCCGCCGTGCCCGCCAGGACCAGCGGTACGAGAAGACTCCAGGCCGCGGTGGTCCGTTGGAGGCCGCGGTCCCCGGAGAGCACGGTCAGCGGAGCGAGAGCGCGTCCGTTGCGGAGGAACTCGGCGGTGCCGGAGACGGTCATGGCGACGGTGAGGACAAGGATGCCGAAGAATCCGAAGAGGAAGATCCACCGGCCGTGGTCCTTGTTCACCTGGCTGGAGACCAGCCATTCCCCGCCCAGCGTGTGCACATCGGCACCGGTCGGAAGGGTCCGGTAGGCCAGGCGTTTCACCTCGGGCACGGACGCGGGCGCGCCCCGGGGGGAGATCAGCACGATCTGAGCGAAGTCGTCGCGCGCGGCGGACCGGGCGACCGACGCCCCGCCCTGGGTGTACAGCCGGACGCCCGGGGTCCCGTTCCAGGTGATGATCTCCTGGGCGCGCGGGTCGCCGGGGACCCGGGTGAGGGGGGTCCGCTCTCCGGAGCAGGGCAGTCCGAGAGCGGTGAGCGAGGTGCACTCCCCCTTCAGTGTGAGGGTGCCGCGCCGGGGGTCGGTCACGGTGGCGATGGCGTCCAGGCCGTCCGGCAGTGCCGCGAGGAACCCGTCGATCTGCCGTTCCGTCACCTCCGAACCGGGGCGGACGACGAGCGCGGCGGTGCCGATCCGGTCGACGGCGGCCTGGGCGGCGCGGGCCTGGGAGCCGAACTGAGCCTGCCAGACGACGATCTGGATCAGCAGACCGAGCGCGACCACCACACCCGAGACCAGCCGGGCGGCCGGTCGCGGATGCGCCGCCGCCCTGCGCCCCGACACCAGCAGCGCGGGGCTGCCCAGCCGGCGCCCCAGCCGTGCCATGCCCCGGCCGAGGCGGGCCGTGAGCACCGCCACGGCGGCGGGCAGGGTGGCCAGCGTCCCGGCGGCACCGATCCAGTTCACGAAGACATAGGGGGTGGTGCCCGGCTCGAAGAGGTCGGGGCCGCGCACCGCCACGAGCAGCAGCACGGGGCAGAGCACCGCCCAGCGGGCGGGCGCCCGGCGGGCCGCGACAGGCCGGGTGGTGCCGGTCCTGGTCCGCCCCGGGCGGTCCACCGCCACCGCCGCGCCCAGGACGGCCACGGCGGCGGCCAGGACCGCGAGCAGCAGCGCCCCTGCCCATGCCCGCATGTCCGCCGCCGCCACCACATGGCCGGTCCAGGGCAGCCGGAGGTCCGTCGCCCAGGAGACGGCGACCGCCGCCAGCGCGAGGGCCGCGCCGAGGGCGACCGGCCGCCAGGTCTCGCCGACGAGCAGCACCGCGCGGGCACGGGCCGTCCCACCGAGCACCGTGACCACGGTGGCCCGCCGGTCCCTGCCGTGCGCACCGGAGCGGGCCGCCACGACGACCAGGATTCCCGCGGGCAGCAGCCCCAGGACCCCTGGCATGACGAGGAAGTTCCCTTCCGGCTTCGCCTGGTCGGTCTGGCCCACGGCGAAGTAGACAGGTCCGGCGGCGGGCCCGAATCCGACGATCGGCGAGGCGTTCCGCCCGGTCAGGCCGGAGAGTGGACGCACATAGGCGAACAGCTCGTCGGGGGATTGGAGGCCCTCCGCCGCGATGGTCCCGGCCACCCGGCCGTAGCGCTCCCCGATTCCGTCGTCGGCCCCGGCCCCCCGCAGGCGCGGGGAGAGCACGGCCTCGCCCCGGGCGGGCCACGCCGCGACACCCGGCGGTAGGGGGGCGTCGGCGGTGAGCGGCTCGACGAGGACGACGGTGAAGCGGCCACCGCCGGTGAGCGAGTCACCGGCGGCCTTCCACAGAGCCCGGGCCGGCAGCTCGGGCCGGTCCTCCCGGAACACCGGGCCCCGGGCGGTGCCCCGCTCGCGCTGGCCCTCGTACGCCGCGTGGGTGGCCACCAGGGCCACCCCCACCAGGGCCAGGGCGAGGACGGAGACGACCAGTGCCGCGAACCGGACCCCGCCGGCCTCGGACCGGCTCCCTGCCGCCCTGCCGACCCGCAGGAGCTGCCGGTACATGCCTCTCCGGCTCATCGGTCGCCCGCCCCCGGCGACCGCACCGGCACCGGCACCAGCCGTCCGTCGTCGAGGGAGAGGACCCGTTCGGCGTGGGTCGCCACCGTCAGATCGTGGGTGACGAGCAGCAGACCGCACCCGTGCCGGGCCGGCATCGCGAACAGCAGCTCGGTGACCTTGTCCCGGGTCGCGGCGTCCAGTGCGCCGGTGGGCTCGTCCGCGAGCAGCAGCGACGGGGAGTTGATCAGGGCACGGGCGACGGCGGTCCGCTGCCGTTCGCCGCCCGACAGTTCCCCGCTGGTGTCCGCCCGGGGCACCTCCAGCTCGTCCAGCAGCTCCTCGGCCCGGCGGTACGCGCTGTCCTTGGCGGTGCCCGCCAGCAGCGCGGCGAGCGCGACGTTGTCCACGGGGGACAGCTCGGGCAGCAACTCCCCGAACTGGAAGACCATCCCGATGTGACGGCTGCGGTGCCGCGCCAGCGCCGCCCCCCGCAGACCGGTCGTGTCCGCCCCCGCCACCGCGACGGTCCCGCCGTTCGGGCGTATCAGCCCGAGGACGCACGAGAGCAGCGTGCTCTTGCCCGATCCGCTGGGCCCGGTGACCGCGACGGACTCCCCGGCCCTCAGCTCCAGCTCCAGCCCGTTCAGCAGCCGCCGCCCCGCGACGGAGTAGTCCAGACCGCCGATGGCCAGAACCGTTCCGTCCGGGCCCTGCGTACCCGAGGTCTTCAAGCCGTTCCCCCCCCCCGCTCCTGTCCGCTCACCCCGCGCACGGCACGGGGGCGGCCCACTGTGCCACCCCCGTGCCGTCAGAACTCAGCGCCAGGCCCAGGTCGTGCAGTCGTCGGGCTGGAAGTTGACGGCCACGCACGCCTTGAAGCCCCGCACGTAGTTGGTCTCGTCGTTGCTGCTGTACACGGTGGTGCCGTTGCCGCTGCTGTTGCGGAGTTCGTGCTCGGTGTACCTGCGCTTGTAGTCCGCGTACACCTCTTTGCTGTCACCGGCCGTGTCCTTCACGGCTATCTGGCCGTTCGCGCCCCTGCTCCAGGCGTGCACGCCGCCCCGGCTTCTCTCCATGTCGACACCGATGGCGGATGACGCGGCTCCCAGCAGCGCGAAGCCGGTGACCGACAGCACGGTGGCTCTCTGCAGACGTCTGTTCATGATGTTTCCCCGTTCTCTTGCCAGGTGAATGCGCCCCGGGGGCTCAGCCCCGGTGGGCGCCTGGTGAGTGGAGATGACCATAACCACCGCCCGCCCCACACGATCGGACGCAAGCTCCCGTTGACCGAAAGGGAGCGCGCACGCAGGGACAAAGGGCTGGCCGCTGATTCGGCTTCGCCCTGGCGTTGGCTCGATCCGGCCGCTATCACGCTGTGAGGCGGCGGACGGGGCGGCCCGGGGGACGCGCGGGCGGCCTGACCCCGGAGAGCGAGGCGGCCGACGGCGCCACCCCCCACGGGGACGCCGCCGGCCGGTTCAGGGGTCCGCGGTCAGTCGCGGACGATCAGGGAGGGGGTTTCGCGGGTCAGGATCTCGCCGCGGAAGAAGGCGGGGCTGCGGCGGGTCATGACCAGCATGATGACGAGGCCGAGGAGGAGCAGGCCGACGCCGATGACGAAGACCGAGCCGACGCCGAGGACGGCGGAGCCGCTGCCGTAGGCGGGGTCCCACATGTCGTAGAGGGTCTTGGAGAAGACGGCGGCGAGGAGGGTGCCGCCGAGGAGCGGGAAGACGCCCTTGAAGACCAGGTCGCGGCCGGAGCGCAGGAGTTCGCGGCGGAAGTACCAGGCGCAGGCGAAGGCCGTGAGGGAGTAGTAGAAGCAGATCATCAGGCCGAGTGCGTAGACCGTGTCGATCAGGACGTTCTCGCTGACGAGGGTCATCACGGTGTAGAACGCGCCGGTGGCGAGGCCCGCGACGACGGTGGCGCGGCCGGGGGTGCGGAAGCGGGGGTGGACCCGGGCGTACGAGGGCGGCAGGGCCTCGTACGCGGACATCGCGAGGACGGTGCGGGCGACCGGGATGAAGGTGGTCTGGAGGCTCGCGGCGGCGGACGCGAGGACCGCGACGAAGAGGAGGACGCCCAGGGCCGGGCCCATGACGGGGCCCGCGAGGGCGGCGAAGACATTGTCCGAGGTGTCGGGGTTGGCGAGGCCCAGGCCCTGGTCGCCGGAGCCGACGGCCATCTGCGCGGCGACCCCGGTGGCGAGGTAGGCGCCGACGAGGACGACCATGGCGATCAGCGCGGCGCGGCCGGGGGTCCGGTCGCTGCCGGTGGTCTCCTCGTTGGCCGTGAGACAGGCGTCCCAGCCCCAGTACATGAAGATCGACAGGGAGAGTCCGGCGGTGAAGGCCGCGAAGGACTGGACGGCGAACGGATTCAGCCACTCGGCGGAGAAGGACAGCGAGGTCTCGAACTCGCCCGCCTTGCCGAGGGCCATCGCCACGAACAGCGCGAGGACCAGGAGTTGCAGCCCGACCAGGGCGTACTGGACCCCCTTGGTCGCGGTCATGCCCCGGTAGCTGATGGCCGTGGCGACGGCGATGAAGACCAGCACGGTGACGATGTGGACGGCCTTGTTGTCGTCCAGCGCCGCGATGGACTCCTTGCCGGTGATCTCGCCCGCGAGCAGCCAGAAGAAGGACGTGGCCACCCCGGCGAGGTTGGAGAGCACGATGATCGTGGCGATCACCAGCCCCCAGCCGCACATCCAGCCCACGCGGGGGCCGAACGCCTTCACGGTCCAGGTGAACGAGGTGCCGCAGTCCGGCATGACCCGGTTCAGCTCGCGGTAGGCGAAGGCCACCAGCAGCATCGGCAGAAAGCCCGCCAGGAAGACGGCCGGCATCTGGAGTCCGACCTCACCGGCCGTGGAGCCGAGCGTCGAGGTCAGGCAGTAGACGGGTGCGACGGTGGAGATGCCGATGACGGCACTCCCGGTGAGCCCGACGGAGTTGCCGCCGAGCCCCTTGGTGCGTACGCCCCTGGTCCCGCCAGGGACGTCCTCCGCTCTGTCTCCGGCCAGGGGCCGCGCATCCAGCTGAGTCATGAACAGGACGTTAAATGCTGCGGTTTCCACATCTGGAGGAAAGCCATCCGGATGATCCACCTTGGATTTAACGGGCAACAAGGCAACCGCACCTGCGCTTGAAAGACCCTCGCCGCACGCCCCATGCGTTACCGGGGGTGATTCCAGGATTTCCCCGGTGCGATAACCGCAGCTGAGTCCGTTTTGTCCGCTTTCAAAATTTCCCTTTGCGGGAGGAAGAGGGTGGCGACCCCACCGCTTCACAGATCCTTCACAGAAAGGACGCAGATCTCCTCGCCGCACCAGGGCAACCGTGATGTTCCTCACGGAGGGTAAGGGGATTCGCTACTCCCTGTATCTACCCTACGCGGAAACCACAGAGAAAATTGAGGTCCAAGCTGAAGCCGTCTACTCCTGTGGCAGTTGTGACCACGGAGCGGTACGGCCAGAGGGATCGACGGGGGAGACAACGGATGAGCCGCAGAGCGGGCACGCAGACCTCGCAGACGCCGAGAACGCCGACGACACTGGCAACAGGGGCTCAGGGGCCCGCGCCGTACCTCACCGGGGACGGCGACTCCTGGGACCCCGGCTGAGCCACCCGGCCGGACAGGTGCGCCGGGCCGGCCCACCCGGCCCGGCGCACCGCCGCCGCCCGTCTCACCCCGGCCAGACGATCGCCTGCGTCTCGCTGTAGGCGTGCAGCGCGTACGAGCCCACGTCCCGCCCCACCCCGCTCGCGCGGAAGCCGCCGAACGGCGCCTCCATATGGCGTCCGACCGTATTGATCCCCACCCCGCCGGAGCGCAGCCGGGCCGCGACCCGGAAGGCGCGGGCCGTGTCGCCCGACCACACATAGTCCATGAGTCCGTACTCGCTGTCGTTGACCAGCGCCACCCCCTCGTCCTCCGTGTCGAACGGGACGACGACCACCACCGGCCCGAAGATCTCCTCGCGGACGATCCGCATGCCCGCCGCGCACTCGGTGAACAGCGTCGGAGCGACCCAGAAGCCCCGTTCGAACGAGGGCCGCTCGCCCCCCGCCACCAGCCGCGCGCCCTCCGCGCGGCCCAGCGCCACATAGGACTCGACCCGGTCCCGGTGCGCCGCCGAGATCACCGGTCCGACGACGGTCCCCGGCTCGGCCGGGTGTCCCACCGGCAGCCGGGCCGCGAGGGCGGCGAGCCCCGCCACCAGCCGGTCGTGGATGCCCCGCTGGGCGATCACCCGGGTCGGCGCCGTACAGATCTGCCCGCTGTAGAAGGTGAACGTGGTGCCGATCGCGCGCACCGCCGCCTCCGGGTCCGCGTCGTCGAAGACCAGCGCCGCGCCCTTGCCGCCCAGTTCCATCAGCCGCCGCTTCATCCCGCGCCCGCAGACCTCCGCGATCCGCCGCCCCACCGCCGTGGAGCCGGTGAAGCTGACCATGTCGACGGCGGGCGCCCCGACGGCGGCCTCCCCCACGGCGGTGGACGTCCCGCCCACCACATTGACCACCCCGGGCGGAATCCCCGCCTCCGCCAGTGCCCCGGCCATCCGGTAGACGGAGAGCGGGTCCTGCGGCGCGGGCTTGACCACCACCGTGTTGCCCATCGCGAGCGCGGGCGCGACCTTTCCCGCCGCGTTGGCCCAGGGGTTGTTGTACGAGGTGACGCAGGTGACCACGCCCACCGGGCGGCGCACCGCCAGCGCCCCCATGATCCGGGCCGGGCCCATCGGCCCCGCCGGGTTGAGCTGCGGCGGCAACGGCTGCTCGACCGGTTCCAGGGCCCCTTTGGCGTACCGCCGGAACCGGGCCGCCGCCACCCGTACCTGCATCGCGCGCGCGGTGCCGGTGGTCGCCCCGGTCTCGGCGCGCGCCAGCTCCGTGTACGGCTCGGTGTGCCGCAGCACGATCTCCGCCGCCGCGTCCAGCAGCCGGGCGCGTTCCTCGGGGGGCGTCCGCGACCAGGGGCCGAAGGCGTCCCGGGCCGCCTCGGTCGCCGCGAGCACCTGGGCGCGGCTCGCCTCGGGCGCGAGTCCGACGGTCTCCTCGGTGGCCGGGTCGACGACCGGGTGGTGGCCGCCGTCGGGCTCGACCCACTCCCCGGCGATGAACAGCCGCTGCCCGGGGCCGTCGGGGCCGGTCACCGGGTCGGCACCGTTCTCGTGTCCCGTCCGGAGCGCAGCACCGTGCCCGGCACCGCCCCGGTGACCCGGCCGTCGCGGAGGGTCTCGACGCCGTTGACCCGGACGGAGACGATCCCGGCCGCCGCCGCGTCGAGGCGGGGGCTGTCGCCGGGGAGGTCGTGGACGAGGGTCGCGGGGCCCGCGTCGATCCGTTCCGGGTCGAAGAGGACGAGGTCCGCGTGGTACCCCTCGGTGATCCGGCCGCGTTCCCGCAACCCGAGGAGGCGGGCCGGATCGTCGCTGAGCATCCGTACCGCCCGTTCCAGGGGGACGAGCCCGCGGCCGCGCAGACAGTCGCCGAGGAAGCGGGTGGTGTAGGGCGCCCCGCACATCCGGTCCAGATGGGCGCCCGCGTCGGAGCCGCCGAGCAGGACGTCCTCGTGCTCCCAGGTCCGCCGCCGCAGCTCCCAGGAGGCGGGGTCGTCGTCGGGGGGCATCGGCCAGAGCACGGTGCGCAGCCCGTCCCGGACGCAGATCGCGACGAGGCAGTGGAAGGGGTCCTGGCCGCGTTCGGCGGCGATGTCGCCGACGGTCCGGCCGGTGAGGCCCGCGTTCCCGGGGTCGTAGGTGTCGCCGATGACATAGCCCGCGAAGTCGGCGAGCCGCCGGAAGATGCCCGCCTCGGGGGACGCGGCCCGCCGCAGCATCCCGGCCCGCACCTGGGGATCGTTCAGCCGCCGTATCCGTTCGGGGACGGGCAGGCCCAGGATCTCGCCCCAGCCGGGGATGAGGTTGAGCGCGCAGAACGTGCCCAGGGACATGTTCATGGGGACGAGGATCGGCATGGTCAGGGCGACGATCCGGCCGCCCGCCGCGCGGGCGCGCCCGCTCGCGAGGAGCTGCCGGGGCACCCGTTCGGGGACGGCGGAGTCGATGGTGAGCACATTCCAGTTGAGGGGGCGCCCGGCGGCCCGGGTCATCGCCACCAGCAGGTCGATCTCGTCGTCGGCGAACCGGTCGAGACAGCCCGCGACGATCGCCTCCAGCTGGGTGCCCTCGTGCTCGCCGACCGCCCGGCAGAGGGCGATCAGCTCCCCGGGGTCGGCGTGGCGGGAGGCGACGGGGGCGCCGTCGCCGTCGGAGTGGGTGGTGGACCGGGTGGTGGACAGGCCCCAGGCGCCCTCGTCCATCGAGGTGTGCAGCAGCGCGAGCATCGCGTCGAGCTGCTCCGGGGTGGCGCTGCCGCCGATCGCGGCGGGGCCCATGACATGGCGGCGCAGGGCGCAGTGGCCGACCATGAAGCCCGCGTTGACGGCGATCCGCCCGTCGAGGGCGCCGAGGTACTCGCCGAAGGTGTGCCAGGTCCAGGGCGCGCCCTGCTCCAGCGCGGCCAGGGACATGCCCTCGACCCGGGCCATCATGCGGCGGGTGTAGTCGGCGTCGGCGGGCCGCCCGGGGTGGAGCGGGGCGAGGGTGAAGCCGCAGTTGCCGCCCGCGACGGTGGTCACGCCGTGGTTCATGGAGGGGGTGGCGTACGGGTCCCAGAAGAGCTGGGCGTCGTAGTGCGTGTGCGGGTCGACGAAGCCGGGGGCGAGGACGAGTCCGGTGGCGTCCTCGCCGGTGGCCGTGGGGGCGGTGACGGTGCCGGGCGGGGCGACGACCGCGATCCGGCCGTCCCGGAGCCCGATGTCGGCGACCCGCGCGGGCGCGCCCGTGCCGTCGACGAGGGTCGCCGAGCGGATGAGGTGGTCGAGCATGGCCCCTGTCCCTTCCCGTTCCGTTGCCGCCGTTCCACTGAATCCCGTTCGGCTGCTCCCGTTCCGTTGCCGCCGTTCCGCCGGATCCCGTCCGGCCGCTCCCGTTCCGTCGCCGACCGGGTCAGACGGCGTTACGGAAGCGGGTCGTCCGGTGTATCGGGTCGGTGTCGATACGGGGGATCACATGCTCACCGAGCAGCTTGATCGTGTTCATGGTGTCCTCGCGGCCGATCCCCACCGGCAGTCCGAACGAGAGCTGGTCGGCGCCCGCCTGCTCCCAGCGCTTGCACTGTCCCAGCACCTCCTCGGGGTCGCCGCAGATGATCAGCTCCTCCGCGATCAGCAGCTCGATGATCTCCTCGGTGTACTCGGGGATCAGCTCGGGCCACACCGGTATCCCCTCGGGCCGGGGGAAGGTGTCGTGGTAGCGGAAGAGCAGGGACTGGAGGTGGTTCAGCCCGCCGCCCACCGCGATCTCCACCGCCCGTTCATGGGTCTCGGCGCAGATCGCGGTGGTGGTGACCATGACGTTGTCGTTGACGAAGGCGCCGACGGGCTCGGCCTCGCGGACGGCCGTGCGGTACGCGTCCAGCGCCCATTCCATGTCGCCGACCTTCTGCACGCTGAAGCCGAGGACCCCGAGCCCCTTGCGCCCGGCCATCGCGTACGAGGAGGGGGAGCCCGCCGCGTACCAGAGGGCCGGGTGGGCCGGGCCGTACGGCTTCGGCAGCACCTTGCGCGGCGGCAGGGACCAGTGCTTGCCCTGGAACCCCGGGTACTCCTCCTGGAGCCACATCTTCGGGAACTCGGCGATCGTCTCCTCCCAGATCTCCCGGGTGTGCTCCATGTCGGTGACGCCCGGGAGGAACGCGAGGATCTCGTGGCTGCCCGCGCCCCGGCCGGAGCCGAACTCGAAGCGGCCCTCGGAGAGATGGTCGAGCATGGCCACCTTCTCGGCGACCTTCACGGGGTGGTTCACCGGAGCGAGCGGATTGAAGATCCCGGAGCCCAGGTG
The nucleotide sequence above comes from Streptomyces clavuligerus. Encoded proteins:
- a CDS encoding APC family permease is translated as MTQLDARPLAGDRAEDVPGGTRGVRTKGLGGNSVGLTGSAVIGISTVAPVYCLTSTLGSTAGEVGLQMPAVFLAGFLPMLLVAFAYRELNRVMPDCGTSFTWTVKAFGPRVGWMCGWGLVIATIIVLSNLAGVATSFFWLLAGEITGKESIAALDDNKAVHIVTVLVFIAVATAISYRGMTATKGVQYALVGLQLLVLALFVAMALGKAGEFETSLSFSAEWLNPFAVQSFAAFTAGLSLSIFMYWGWDACLTANEETTGSDRTPGRAALIAMVVLVGAYLATGVAAQMAVGSGDQGLGLANPDTSDNVFAALAGPVMGPALGVLLFVAVLASAAASLQTTFIPVARTVLAMSAYEALPPSYARVHPRFRTPGRATVVAGLATGAFYTVMTLVSENVLIDTVYALGLMICFYYSLTAFACAWYFRRELLRSGRDLVFKGVFPLLGGTLLAAVFSKTLYDMWDPAYGSGSAVLGVGSVFVIGVGLLLLGLVIMLVMTRRSPAFFRGEILTRETPSLIVRD
- a CDS encoding aldehyde dehydrogenase family protein; translation: MTGPDGPGQRLFIAGEWVEPDGGHHPVVDPATEETVGLAPEASRAQVLAATEAARDAFGPWSRTPPEERARLLDAAAEIVLRHTEPYTELARAETGATTGTARAMQVRVAAARFRRYAKGALEPVEQPLPPQLNPAGPMGPARIMGALAVRRPVGVVTCVTSYNNPWANAAGKVAPALAMGNTVVVKPAPQDPLSVYRMAGALAEAGIPPGVVNVVGGTSTAVGEAAVGAPAVDMVSFTGSTAVGRRIAEVCGRGMKRRLMELGGKGAALVFDDADPEAAVRAIGTTFTFYSGQICTAPTRVIAQRGIHDRLVAGLAALAARLPVGHPAEPGTVVGPVISAAHRDRVESYVALGRAEGARLVAGGERPSFERGFWVAPTLFTECAAGMRIVREEIFGPVVVVVPFDTEDEGVALVNDSEYGLMDYVWSGDTARAFRVAARLRSGGVGINTVGRHMEAPFGGFRASGVGRDVGSYALHAYSETQAIVWPG
- a CDS encoding ABC transporter ATP-binding protein, producing the protein MKTSGTQGPDGTVLAIGGLDYSVAGRRLLNGLELELRAGESVAVTGPSGSGKSTLLSCVLGLIRPNGGTVAVAGADTTGLRGAALARHRSRHIGMVFQFGELLPELSPVDNVALAALLAGTAKDSAYRRAEELLDELEVPRADTSGELSGGERQRTAVARALINSPSLLLADEPTGALDAATRDKVTELLFAMPARHGCGLLLVTHDLTVATHAERVLSLDDGRLVPVPVRSPGAGDR
- a CDS encoding TIGR03619 family F420-dependent LLM class oxidoreductase, producing the protein MRIATTIFLTDETITPVRLARELEARGFAGLFLPEHSHIPVDRTTPAPMGGELPREYGRTLDAFVALAQAAAVTEHLGIGTGITLVAQHDPIDLAKRIATLDHLSGGRFTFGVGHGWNREESADHGVVWHTRRALAEDRIALMRALWAPEPTAYEGAFGSVRASFAHPKPHGGAPRILFGGAAGPKLFAQIAACADGWLPIGGSGLGESIPLLRAAWEQAGRDPGALRIVPASVIPTPGKLAHYAELGIEEVVLQLPTGGEAEVLRTLDEYARYL
- a CDS encoding CehA/McbA family metallohydrolase; protein product: MRERAVPTETTETGAGGGASGAFEHSGRFEDPGSPGGPGRRRLLATGAGAAFTLRGVSFPEAPPPADGSPDAGPAAGTERTEVVRGVLPPGAPDYVYLPVEVPPGVRELRVAYRYERPAVPAGTAGNALDIGIFDERGTALGGKGFRGWSGGARSEFFLRADEATPGYVPGPVRPGTWHVVLGPYTVAPQGLAYEVTVVLRYGDEAPTARFTFPPERAEGRGRAWYRGDCHLHSWFSDGRRTPGEIAALARAAGLDFIHTSEHNTHAAHGHWAEHAGDDLLILTGEEITTRNGHVLALGTDPGTFVDWRYRARENRFGRFAREIRRAGGLVVPAHPHATCLGCNWKFGLGEADVVEVWNGSWNADDEVSLQTWDAALARGRWTPAMGNSDAHRDPDPVGTPQTVVLADALSRTALLEGLRRGRSYVAESSSVALSLTATGGRARTAGIGDRLRVPDDTPVTVRLEASGVPGCSVRLITDQGVLHTSPTTPADGRTAVSWSTTPRRATYVRAELRHPPTTPGLPGRMAAFTNPVFLGHGPGDARAA